One Deinococcus grandis DNA window includes the following coding sequences:
- a CDS encoding tetratricopeptide repeat protein: MTYTRSVLLALTLALASQGAAQTMLETAATIGVQNTLQSIGTPSLPNVTVPKTGTGTTGVAAAPAQVVTPLTADQQALLAQGRAAYQAGNLAVARRLYEQLVTQNYTNPAPHFGLALTLFAQNDDRGAAFELQQFMALAPDRFEGPYNLGVIASRAGRRDDALKLYEQAAGLMKDQAGPAAQRQVLEALAAEQTRKADFTALSTTLAAIAVIDPQDQDVQYRLAQARTLSGQGAAALPGVYALLQAAPERVDAALLLADIYVAQGLPDRALRELDAAAPRVKTGADRAALLLRKASVLTQTGDTRAAVFAAQAATREDPKNAAAFAREGELRAARNDRPGALTAYLNAVKLDPQSAAYRAALAGVRLTLNQDAQAQADAARALTLRPDDATLARALFVQGVAAYRQGQYAQARAALSSSQTRAPGADTALWLGLSAYAAKDYAAAATALAESVKLDPTPTARLNLGSALLATARYAEAEAVLRGLVSETPKNAEAWYLLGLAQRAQTRESDARTSLKTAAALGNARAQEALK; the protein is encoded by the coding sequence GTGACATATACACGTTCCGTTCTGCTGGCACTCACCCTGGCCCTCGCGAGTCAGGGCGCGGCGCAGACCATGCTCGAGACCGCCGCCACCATCGGTGTGCAGAACACCCTGCAGTCCATCGGCACGCCCAGCCTCCCCAACGTGACCGTCCCGAAGACCGGCACGGGTACCACGGGCGTGGCCGCCGCGCCCGCACAGGTCGTCACGCCCCTCACGGCCGACCAGCAGGCGCTGCTCGCCCAGGGCCGCGCCGCGTACCAGGCAGGGAATCTCGCCGTGGCCCGGCGCCTGTACGAGCAGCTCGTCACGCAGAACTACACCAACCCCGCCCCGCACTTCGGGCTGGCCCTGACCCTGTTCGCACAGAACGACGACCGGGGCGCGGCGTTCGAACTCCAGCAGTTCATGGCGCTCGCCCCGGACCGTTTCGAGGGCCCCTACAACCTGGGCGTGATCGCCAGCCGCGCCGGGCGCCGCGACGACGCCCTGAAACTGTACGAGCAGGCCGCTGGCCTCATGAAGGACCAGGCGGGGCCCGCCGCGCAGCGTCAGGTGCTCGAAGCGCTGGCCGCCGAGCAGACCCGCAAGGCGGACTTCACGGCCCTGAGCACCACCCTGGCCGCCATCGCCGTGATCGACCCGCAGGATCAGGACGTGCAGTACCGCCTCGCGCAGGCCCGCACCCTCAGCGGGCAGGGCGCCGCGGCGCTGCCCGGCGTGTACGCGCTGCTGCAGGCGGCTCCCGAGCGCGTGGACGCCGCGCTGCTCCTGGCGGACATCTACGTCGCGCAGGGCCTCCCGGACCGCGCGCTGCGCGAACTCGACGCCGCCGCGCCCCGCGTGAAGACCGGCGCCGACCGCGCCGCGCTGCTGTTGCGCAAGGCCAGCGTCCTCACGCAGACCGGCGACACCCGTGCCGCCGTGTTCGCCGCGCAGGCCGCCACCCGCGAGGACCCGAAGAACGCCGCCGCGTTCGCCCGTGAAGGTGAACTGCGCGCCGCGCGCAACGACCGCCCCGGCGCCCTTACCGCGTACCTGAACGCCGTGAAGCTCGACCCGCAGAGTGCCGCGTACCGCGCCGCGCTCGCCGGGGTGCGCCTCACCCTGAACCAGGACGCCCAGGCGCAGGCCGACGCCGCCCGCGCCCTGACGCTGCGCCCCGACGACGCCACGCTGGCCCGCGCGCTGTTCGTGCAGGGCGTCGCCGCGTACCGCCAGGGGCAGTACGCGCAGGCCCGCGCGGCCCTGAGCTCCAGCCAGACCCGCGCGCCGGGCGCCGACACCGCCCTGTGGCTGGGCCTGAGCGCCTACGCCGCGAAGGACTACGCCGCCGCCGCGACCGCCCTGGCCGAGAGCGTCAAGCTGGACCCCACCCCCACCGCCCGCCTGAACCTGGGCAGCGCCCTGCTCGCCACCGCCCGCTACGCGGAAGCCGAGGCGGTCCTGCGCGGCCTGGTCAGCGAGACCCCGAAGAACGCCGAGGCGTGGTACCTGCTGGGCCTCGCGCAGCGCGCCCAGACGCGTGAAAGCGACGCCCGCACCTCCCTGAAGACGGCCGCCGCGCTGGGCAACGCCCGCGCCCAGGAGGCGCTGAAGTGA
- a CDS encoding amidohydrolase family protein, whose amino-acid sequence MTHSDPHTPRLLTCDVLYTGMGGAQSPGAVVVVGGTVAATGHPDTLRAAYPHAREERAGAVIAPPPVNAHTHLDMSTYEFTALPYFRWIPEVVVPQREKRSAEAARHGADTLAGLGAGGVGDIVYMHAPDVMDTLLPREDLSGVLYYEVLGTFPEKADEIFRTVRERIEGWRAVERPGGPRVGLSPHTPHTVSHRLMRLLCDYAAGEGLPLQIHVAEHAAEHDLYTRGGGPIWDNRLAPFYPDTFAEVIGRAPEEGLTPVRYLDELGVLNAKPTLIHMVNVTPDDIARVARAGSAVVTCPRSNHHLACGVFPWAAFAAAGVEVALGTDSVASGGSLDVREDVAFAQHLHPGLDPRVIVRAAVKGGHRVLGTRAPFIRRGESWDDRYRW is encoded by the coding sequence ATGACCCACAGCGACCCGCACACGCCCCGCCTGCTCACCTGCGACGTGCTGTACACCGGCATGGGCGGCGCGCAGAGTCCCGGCGCGGTGGTCGTGGTGGGCGGGACGGTCGCGGCGACCGGGCACCCGGACACGCTGCGCGCCGCGTACCCCCACGCGCGGGAGGAACGCGCCGGGGCGGTGATCGCGCCGCCGCCCGTGAACGCCCACACGCACCTCGACATGAGCACGTACGAGTTCACGGCCCTGCCGTACTTCCGCTGGATTCCCGAGGTGGTCGTGCCCCAGCGCGAGAAACGCAGCGCCGAGGCCGCCCGGCACGGCGCGGACACCCTGGCGGGGCTGGGTGCGGGCGGCGTGGGGGACATCGTGTACATGCACGCCCCGGACGTGATGGACACCCTGCTGCCCCGCGAGGACCTGAGCGGCGTCCTGTACTACGAGGTGCTGGGGACCTTCCCGGAGAAAGCCGACGAGATCTTCCGCACGGTGCGCGAACGGATCGAAGGCTGGCGTGCGGTGGAGCGTCCCGGCGGGCCGCGCGTGGGCCTGTCCCCGCACACGCCGCACACCGTCAGCCACCGCCTGATGCGGCTGCTGTGCGACTACGCCGCCGGGGAGGGGCTGCCCCTCCAGATTCACGTGGCCGAGCATGCCGCCGAGCACGACCTGTACACGCGCGGCGGCGGCCCCATCTGGGACAACCGGCTGGCGCCCTTCTACCCCGACACCTTCGCGGAGGTCATCGGTCGGGCACCCGAGGAGGGCCTGACCCCGGTGCGGTACCTGGACGAACTGGGCGTCCTGAACGCGAAACCCACCCTGATCCACATGGTGAACGTCACCCCGGACGACATCGCGCGGGTCGCCCGGGCCGGGAGTGCGGTCGTGACCTGCCCGCGCAGCAACCACCACCTGGCGTGCGGCGTGTTCCCCTGGGCGGCCTTCGCGGCGGCCGGGGTGGAGGTCGCGCTGGGCACGGATTCCGTCGCCAGTGGCGGCAGTCTCGACGTGCGCGAGGACGTCGCCTTCGCGCAGCACCTTCACCCGGGGCTGGACCCGCGCGTGATCGTGCGCGCCGCCGTGAAGGGCGGGCACCGCGTGCTGGGCACCCGCGCGCCCTTCATCCGCCGGGGCGAGAGCTGGGACGACCGCTACCGCTGGTGA
- a CDS encoding PhzF family phenazine biosynthesis protein: protein MTTTDPLAAPILFRALSDGGSGGKRVAVFLQGGDEQARAAASGAPLNVFVQAADPTGLRLRVFTPTREKGTSDSVAIAALSAVQAQAGLLDVVEVTQGDPEAGGEVQSAQLCGGEWVLRQGLATAREVQVDLSPVGLAGRGAWVGSTGRPNLIVEVPTLATLEAFTPDDAAIGAVNRATDTTGLVLYTLGGPGRVDVSFRAFGPLKGFTEDAASSNMLACLIGVLGGRGQLPGDANLLRAAQRRPGQPARLTAQFAPLRDGVEVWVGGLAAPDAPN, encoded by the coding sequence ATGACCACGACCGACCCCCTGGCCGCTCCCATCCTGTTCCGCGCCCTGTCCGACGGCGGTTCGGGCGGGAAGCGCGTGGCGGTGTTCCTGCAGGGCGGCGACGAGCAGGCGCGGGCCGCCGCGTCCGGTGCGCCGCTGAACGTGTTCGTGCAGGCCGCCGACCCGACCGGGCTGCGGCTGCGGGTGTTCACGCCCACCAGGGAGAAGGGCACCAGCGACAGCGTCGCCATTGCCGCGCTGAGCGCCGTACAGGCGCAGGCGGGCCTGCTGGACGTCGTGGAGGTCACGCAGGGTGACCCGGAAGCGGGGGGCGAGGTGCAGAGCGCGCAGCTGTGCGGCGGCGAGTGGGTGCTGCGCCAGGGACTGGCGACGGCGCGGGAGGTGCAGGTGGACCTCTCCCCCGTCGGGCTGGCGGGGCGGGGGGCGTGGGTGGGCAGCACGGGCCGCCCGAACCTGATCGTGGAGGTGCCGACTCTGGCCACGCTGGAGGCCTTCACGCCGGACGACGCGGCGATCGGTGCCGTGAACCGCGCGACCGACACGACCGGGCTGGTGCTGTACACCCTGGGTGGCCCCGGGCGGGTGGACGTGAGCTTCCGGGCCTTCGGTCCGCTGAAGGGCTTCACCGAGGACGCCGCGAGCAGCAACATGCTCGCCTGCCTGATCGGGGTGCTGGGCGGGCGCGGGCAGCTACCGGGGGACGCGAACCTGCTGCGGGCCGCGCAGCGCCGCCCCGGTCAGCCCGCCCGCCTGACCGCGCAGTTCGCGCCTTTGCGGGATGGGGTGGAGGTCTGGGTGGGGGGCCTCGCCGCGCCGGACGCCCCGAACTGA
- the secA gene encoding preprotein translocase subunit SecA, which translates to MFRVLNKMFDNNQRDVAQIIKTIVQPVNALEEETQKVEDLAAAFMELRRRVTEGGETLDDVVVPAFALIREAGRRSIGKRHYDVQLIGGYALHKGRIAEMRTGEGKTLVATLALALNALEGRGCHLVTVNDYLARVGMEEMSLLYRTLGLTVGLASREMQPHQKQAAYACDITYVTNSELGFDYLRDNMAQSREALALRAEHPLNFAIVDEVDSILIDEARTPLIISGAAEKATDLYYVYAKLIRRLQKGEPAEPGVRTEPTGDYTIDEKGKQVHITEGGISKIERLLSLNDLYSPDNMDKAHMITQAIRARELYHREKDYIVNAEGEVIIIDEFTGRSMPGRRYGEGLHQAIEAKEGVKIENENQTLATITYQNFFRLYNKFAGMTGTAKTEEKEFLDIYGSDVLVIPTNRGVQRKDAEDLVYRSKMGKYNAVVQEVKEMHATGRPVLIGTASIVTSEQLSDLLTQAGIQHSVLNAKFEAQEASIVAQAGRSGTVTIATNMAGRGTDIMLGGNAEFILGEAIEQQLGLSRYTPEVENFIKAISRQDPDAMQIGMQIPGMNEDFIGQAIQLQADTLTDRQRVKDLGGLHIIGTERHESRRIDNQLRGRAGRQGDPGSSRFYVSFEDDLMRLFANDRVVAMMDRLGMDDTQPIEAKMVTGAIEKAQARVEDRNFSTRKQLLEFDNVMSKQRDTVYAQRREVLLGPDADVEESTEGMIADFVDHQLATHLPIDQSHENWDIDGLRAAITDAVPQLEEFDFDSLRSKTPAEAQDTLLAAVADAFDARKEELSPTMMNSLSRYVILQVVDQLWKEHLHGMDVLRQGIGLRGYGQRDPFTEYKFEATTMFNDMIDTLKADVTKFVFRMQFGQAG; encoded by the coding sequence ATGTTCCGTGTCCTGAACAAAATGTTCGATAACAACCAGCGCGACGTTGCGCAGATCATCAAGACGATCGTGCAGCCCGTCAACGCGCTGGAAGAAGAGACCCAGAAGGTCGAAGACCTCGCCGCCGCCTTCATGGAACTGCGCCGCCGCGTCACCGAAGGCGGCGAGACCCTCGACGACGTCGTCGTGCCCGCCTTCGCCCTGATCCGCGAGGCTGGCCGCCGCTCTATAGGCAAACGCCACTACGACGTGCAGCTCATCGGCGGGTACGCCCTGCACAAGGGGCGCATCGCCGAGATGCGCACCGGTGAGGGCAAAACCCTCGTCGCCACCCTCGCCCTCGCGCTGAACGCCCTCGAGGGCCGCGGCTGCCACCTCGTCACCGTGAACGACTACCTCGCGCGGGTCGGCATGGAGGAGATGAGCCTGCTGTACCGCACGCTCGGCCTGACCGTCGGCCTCGCCAGCCGCGAGATGCAACCCCACCAGAAGCAGGCCGCGTACGCCTGCGACATCACCTACGTCACCAACAGCGAACTGGGCTTCGACTACCTGCGCGACAACATGGCCCAGAGCCGCGAGGCCCTCGCCCTGCGCGCCGAACACCCCCTGAACTTCGCCATCGTGGACGAGGTCGACTCCATTCTCATCGACGAGGCCCGCACGCCCCTGATCATCAGCGGCGCCGCCGAGAAAGCCACCGACCTCTATTACGTGTACGCCAAACTCATCCGCCGACTCCAGAAGGGCGAACCCGCAGAACCCGGCGTGCGCACCGAACCCACCGGCGACTACACCATCGACGAGAAAGGCAAGCAGGTCCACATCACGGAAGGCGGCATCAGCAAGATCGAACGCCTGCTGTCCCTGAACGACCTGTACAGCCCGGACAACATGGACAAAGCGCACATGATCACCCAGGCGATCCGCGCGCGCGAACTGTACCACCGCGAGAAGGACTACATCGTCAACGCCGAGGGCGAGGTCATCATCATCGACGAGTTCACCGGCCGCAGCATGCCCGGCCGCCGCTACGGCGAGGGCCTCCACCAGGCCATCGAAGCCAAGGAAGGCGTGAAGATCGAGAACGAGAACCAGACGCTCGCCACGATCACCTACCAGAACTTCTTCCGCCTGTACAACAAGTTCGCGGGCATGACCGGCACCGCCAAGACCGAGGAGAAGGAGTTCCTCGACATCTACGGCAGCGACGTCCTCGTGATCCCCACCAACCGCGGCGTGCAGCGCAAGGACGCCGAGGACCTCGTGTACCGCAGCAAGATGGGCAAATACAACGCCGTCGTGCAGGAAGTCAAGGAAATGCACGCCACCGGCCGCCCCGTCCTGATCGGCACCGCCAGCATCGTCACCAGCGAACAGCTCAGCGACCTCCTCACGCAGGCGGGCATCCAGCACAGCGTCCTGAACGCCAAGTTCGAGGCGCAGGAAGCCAGCATCGTCGCGCAGGCCGGCCGCTCGGGTACCGTCACCATCGCCACCAACATGGCGGGCCGCGGCACCGACATCATGCTCGGCGGCAACGCCGAATTCATCCTCGGCGAAGCCATCGAGCAGCAACTCGGCCTGAGCCGCTACACGCCGGAAGTCGAGAACTTCATCAAGGCCATCAGTCGCCAGGACCCTGACGCCATGCAGATCGGCATGCAGATCCCCGGCATGAACGAGGACTTCATCGGGCAGGCCATTCAGCTGCAGGCGGACACCCTCACCGACCGCCAGCGCGTCAAGGACCTCGGTGGGCTGCACATCATCGGCACCGAACGCCACGAGAGCCGCCGCATCGACAACCAGCTGCGCGGCCGCGCCGGACGCCAGGGCGACCCCGGCAGCAGCCGCTTCTACGTGTCCTTCGAGGACGACCTGATGCGCCTCTTCGCCAACGACCGCGTCGTCGCCATGATGGACCGCCTCGGCATGGACGACACCCAGCCCATCGAAGCCAAGATGGTCACCGGCGCCATCGAAAAAGCCCAGGCCCGCGTCGAAGACCGCAACTTCAGCACCCGCAAACAACTCCTCGAATTCGACAACGTCATGAGCAAACAACGTGACACCGTCTACGCCCAGCGCCGCGAAGTGCTCCTCGGGCCGGACGCCGACGTCGAGGAGAGCACCGAAGGCATGATCGCCGACTTCGTCGACCACCAGCTCGCCACGCACCTGCCCATCGACCAGAGCCACGAGAACTGGGACATCGACGGCCTGCGCGCCGCCATCACCGACGCCGTCCCCCAGCTCGAAGAGTTCGACTTCGACAGCCTGCGCAGCAAGACCCCCGCCGAAGCGCAGGACACCCTCCTCGCCGCCGTCGCCGACGCCTTCGACGCCCGCAAGGAAGAACTCAGCCCCACCATGATGAACAGCCTCTCGCGCTACGTCATCCTGCAGGTCGTCGACCAGCTCTGGAAAGAACACCTGCACGGCATGGACGTCCTGCGCCAGGGCATCGGCCTGCGCGGCTACGGCCAGCGCGACCCCTTCACCGAATACAAGTTCGAAGCCACCACCATGTTCAACGACATGATCGACACCCTCAAAGCCGACGTCACCAAATTCGTCTTCAGAATGCAATTCGGACAGGCCGGATAA
- a CDS encoding DUF1990 family protein: MPLIVPTVRNLERLRKRYQPLSTNAVTSGDLIHEVVEVGRGEAVFRRASVALRRWDTHRSWWLRVHPADEPPAPGQTVVIHTDSG; the protein is encoded by the coding sequence ATGCCGCTGATCGTGCCGACCGTCCGGAACCTGGAGCGCCTGCGGAAGCGGTATCAGCCGCTGTCCACGAACGCCGTGACGTCCGGCGACCTCATTCACGAGGTCGTGGAGGTCGGCCGGGGCGAGGCGGTCTTCCGGCGCGCGTCGGTCGCCCTGCGCCGCTGGGACACACACCGCTCATGGTGGCTGCGGGTGCATCCGGCAGATGAGCCGCCCGCGCCGGGGCAGACGGTCGTGATTCATACGGACTCCGGTTGA
- a CDS encoding MATE family efflux transporter has product MSAVTAPTPPPTESIKSPAREIASIAVPVSLEMVIQLVLTFINQIIVGTLGAVAVAAVGLSGSLGFLFFVTLGALGSGTSILVARRHGAADRPGVNQTLTVSVVTSVLAAALLTLPVVLLAGPLLSLAGGEDAVTRTATPYMQVSMLALIPGSLAWILSGALRSLGHARTPLVATVITVIVESLLAYGLVFGVGPLPQLGVVGAAWALVFANILKTALLAYQIYGPRHLAALTLPARDAWRSIAAPLLTISAPIAFTEFAWSLGGFLYAAVYARVGTAALAASQIVGTLEGIFIVGSFGLMSAATVFIGRSLGAGDAAAAQLWLGRISRAGLVTGLGFGLLYALSALIVPALFPRVGSDVHHIALIGILISAFFQIFKVRNMIIGGGVLPGAADGKGVIIGDVVGAFVVGLPLAIGLGLYSPLGVWGVFLARGAEEVVKVLIFEWRRRRIDWEKLARDQQGQDIAAH; this is encoded by the coding sequence ATGTCAGCCGTCACGGCCCCCACCCCACCCCCAACTGAATCGATCAAGAGCCCGGCGCGCGAGATCGCCAGCATCGCCGTCCCCGTCAGCCTCGAAATGGTCATCCAGCTCGTCCTGACCTTCATCAACCAGATCATCGTCGGCACGCTCGGCGCGGTCGCCGTCGCCGCCGTCGGCCTCAGCGGCAGCCTGGGCTTCCTGTTCTTCGTCACGCTGGGCGCCCTGGGCAGCGGCACCAGTATCCTCGTCGCCCGCCGCCACGGCGCCGCCGACCGGCCCGGCGTGAACCAGACCCTGACCGTCAGTGTCGTCACCAGCGTGCTCGCCGCGGCCCTCCTGACCCTCCCGGTCGTGCTGCTCGCCGGACCCCTCCTGAGCCTCGCGGGCGGCGAGGACGCCGTCACACGCACCGCCACCCCCTACATGCAGGTCAGCATGCTCGCCCTGATCCCCGGCAGCCTCGCCTGGATTCTCAGCGGCGCCCTGCGCTCCCTCGGGCACGCGCGCACCCCCCTGGTCGCCACCGTCATCACCGTCATCGTCGAGAGTCTGCTGGCGTACGGCCTCGTGTTCGGCGTCGGCCCCCTCCCGCAACTGGGGGTGGTCGGCGCCGCCTGGGCGCTGGTGTTCGCGAACATCCTCAAGACCGCCCTGCTCGCCTACCAGATCTACGGCCCGCGCCACCTCGCCGCGCTCACCCTGCCCGCCCGGGACGCCTGGCGGTCCATCGCCGCGCCGCTGCTGACCATCAGCGCGCCCATCGCGTTTACCGAGTTCGCCTGGAGCCTCGGCGGGTTCCTGTACGCCGCCGTGTACGCCCGCGTCGGCACCGCCGCGCTGGCCGCCAGCCAGATCGTCGGCACGCTGGAAGGCATCTTCATCGTGGGTTCGTTCGGCCTGATGAGCGCCGCCACCGTCTTCATCGGCCGTTCCCTGGGCGCCGGGGACGCCGCCGCCGCGCAGCTGTGGCTGGGGCGCATCAGCCGCGCCGGACTCGTCACCGGACTGGGCTTCGGGCTGCTGTACGCCCTGAGCGCCCTGATCGTCCCCGCGCTGTTCCCGCGCGTCGGCAGCGACGTGCACCACATCGCCCTGATCGGCATCCTGATCAGCGCGTTCTTCCAGATCTTCAAGGTCCGGAACATGATCATCGGCGGCGGCGTCCTCCCCGGTGCCGCTGACGGCAAGGGCGTGATCATCGGCGACGTCGTCGGCGCGTTCGTCGTCGGCCTGCCCCTCGCCATCGGCCTCGGGCTGTACTCCCCGCTGGGCGTCTGGGGTGTGTTCCTCGCGCGCGGCGCGGAAGAAGTCGTGAAGGTCCTCATCTTCGAATGGCGCCGCCGCCGCATCGACTGGGAGAAACTCGCCCGCGACCAGCAGGGACAGGACATCGCCGCCCACTGA
- the lysS gene encoding homocitrate synthase, with protein sequence MTQDPSVTTDHPAPLIPATSWAIIDSTLREGEQFARGNFKQGDKIEIARALDAFGAEFIEVTTPMVSAQTHADIRRLTSLGLKAKFLTHVRCHMDDVQRAVDTGVDGLDLLFGTSSFLREFSHGKNIGQIIDSAQQVISWIKTNHPDLQIRFSAEDTFRSEEADLMAVYRAVSDLGVHRVGLADTVGVATPRQVYTLVREVRKVIHEGCGIEFHGHNDTGCAVSNAYEAVEAGATHIDTTILGIGERNGITPLGGFLARMFTFDPQGLIDKYNLDLLPELDRMIARMVDLPIPWNNYLTGEFAYNHKAGMHLKAIYLNPGAYEAIPPGVFGVGRRIQAASKVTGKHAIAYKARELGLHYGEDALRRVTDHIKALAEQDELDDAHLEQVLREWVSA encoded by the coding sequence ATGACCCAGGACCCCAGCGTGACCACCGACCACCCCGCCCCTCTGATCCCCGCGACCTCGTGGGCGATCATCGACTCCACCCTGCGGGAGGGCGAGCAGTTCGCACGCGGGAACTTCAAACAAGGCGACAAGATCGAGATCGCCCGGGCGCTCGACGCCTTCGGGGCCGAATTCATCGAGGTCACCACCCCGATGGTCAGCGCGCAGACCCACGCGGACATCCGCCGCCTGACCAGCCTGGGGTTGAAGGCCAAGTTCCTCACGCACGTCCGCTGCCACATGGACGACGTGCAGCGCGCCGTGGACACCGGCGTGGACGGCCTGGACCTGCTGTTCGGCACGAGTTCGTTCCTGCGGGAATTCAGCCACGGCAAGAACATCGGGCAGATCATCGACAGCGCCCAGCAGGTCATCAGCTGGATCAAGACCAACCACCCGGACCTCCAGATCCGTTTCAGCGCGGAAGACACCTTCCGCAGCGAGGAAGCCGACCTGATGGCCGTGTACAGGGCTGTGTCCGACCTGGGCGTTCACCGCGTCGGACTGGCCGACACCGTGGGCGTCGCCACGCCCCGGCAGGTGTACACGCTGGTCCGCGAGGTCCGCAAGGTCATCCACGAAGGGTGCGGCATCGAATTCCACGGGCACAACGACACGGGCTGCGCCGTCAGCAACGCCTACGAGGCCGTCGAGGCGGGCGCCACCCACATCGACACCACCATCCTAGGTATCGGGGAACGCAACGGCATCACGCCGCTGGGCGGGTTCCTGGCGCGCATGTTCACCTTCGATCCGCAGGGACTCATCGACAAGTACAACCTCGACCTGCTGCCCGAACTGGACCGCATGATCGCGCGCATGGTGGACCTCCCCATTCCCTGGAACAACTACCTGACCGGCGAGTTCGCGTACAACCACAAGGCTGGGATGCACCTGAAGGCCATCTACCTGAACCCCGGCGCGTACGAGGCCATCCCGCCCGGCGTGTTCGGCGTGGGCCGCCGCATCCAGGCAGCCAGCAAGGTCACGGGCAAGCACGCCATCGCGTACAAGGCCCGCGAGCTGGGCCTGCACTACGGCGAGGACGCCCTGCGGCGCGTCACGGACCACATCAAGGCGCTGGCCGAGCAGGACGAACTGGACGACGCCCACCTGGAACAGGTCCTGCGCGAATGGGTCAGCGCGTAA
- a CDS encoding DUF1990 domain-containing protein has protein sequence MFRVVNETDGIRISPLALAFCDRVTDVIDGPRRCGFTYATLPGHPERGAETFLIEWHADDRVTFTVRAVSQPGWPPLRLVRPALAWLQGRATRQYLRAVARAAVAQNV, from the coding sequence ATGTTCCGGGTTGTAAACGAGACAGACGGAATCCGTATCAGTCCCCTGGCGCTGGCGTTCTGCGACCGCGTGACGGACGTGATCGACGGGCCGCGCCGCTGCGGCTTCACGTACGCCACGCTGCCCGGCCACCCCGAGCGGGGCGCAGAGACCTTCCTGATCGAGTGGCACGCCGACGACCGCGTGACGTTCACCGTGCGGGCGGTCAGCCAGCCAGGGTGGCCCCCGCTGCGACTGGTGCGTCCGGCGCTGGCGTGGCTGCAGGGACGGGCGACCCGTCAATACCTGCGGGCCGTCGCGCGCGCGGCGGTCGCGCAGAATGTCTGA
- the rlmN gene encoding 23S rRNA (adenine(2503)-C(2))-methyltransferase RlmN, which translates to MELLLDLHPDAYPLEGFRRRQLLDWVYGQGAGTFDAMTNLPAATRQELEQTYLLNPFKLIETVRSADGSVKYLFTLQDGRQMEAVYMPYLDRKTICVSTMVGCPARCAFCATGAMGFGRNLTPGEIVGQVLAVAGGEDIAPREIRNLVFMGMGEAMLNYDNTMLAARILLHPGALGMSKRRVTLSTVGIARGIKRLAAEDDLGIKLAISLHAPDEETRKRIIPTGQVNSIEEIMSAAREYQDVTGRRITMEYTMLRGINDHLWQAELLAELLRGLVSHVNLIPMNPWPGSDFESSTEEQIQAFYDLLEARGMDVSVRRSRGRDAGAACGQLALKRPNAHSGGAA; encoded by the coding sequence ATGGAGCTGTTACTCGACCTTCACCCCGACGCCTACCCCCTGGAGGGCTTCCGGCGCCGCCAGCTGCTCGACTGGGTCTACGGGCAGGGCGCCGGGACCTTCGACGCCATGACGAACCTGCCCGCCGCCACCCGGCAGGAGCTGGAGCAGACGTACCTGCTCAACCCCTTCAAGCTGATCGAGACGGTCCGCAGCGCCGACGGCAGCGTGAAGTACCTGTTCACCCTGCAGGACGGCCGTCAGATGGAAGCGGTGTACATGCCGTACCTGGACCGCAAGACGATCTGCGTCTCCACCATGGTGGGCTGCCCGGCCCGCTGCGCGTTCTGCGCGACGGGCGCCATGGGCTTCGGAAGGAACCTGACGCCCGGTGAGATCGTCGGGCAGGTGCTGGCCGTCGCGGGCGGCGAGGACATCGCCCCGCGCGAGATCCGCAACCTCGTGTTCATGGGCATGGGCGAGGCCATGCTGAACTACGACAACACCATGCTCGCCGCGCGCATCCTGCTGCACCCGGGCGCCCTGGGCATGAGCAAACGCCGCGTGACGCTGTCCACCGTCGGCATCGCCAGGGGCATCAAGCGACTGGCGGCCGAGGACGACCTGGGCATCAAGCTGGCGATCAGCCTGCACGCCCCGGACGAGGAGACCCGCAAGCGCATCATCCCGACCGGGCAGGTGAACTCCATCGAGGAGATCATGAGTGCCGCCCGCGAGTACCAAGACGTCACGGGGCGGCGCATTACCATGGAGTACACCATGCTGCGCGGCATCAACGACCACCTCTGGCAGGCCGAACTGCTGGCCGAACTGCTGCGCGGGCTGGTCAGCCACGTGAACCTGATCCCCATGAACCCCTGGCCCGGCTCGGACTTCGAGAGCAGCACCGAGGAGCAGATCCAGGCCTTCTACGACCTGCTGGAGGCGCGTGGCATGGACGTCAGCGTGCGCCGCTCGCGCGGGCGGGACGCGGGCGCCGCGTGCGGGCAGCTGGCCCTGAAACGCCCAAATGCGCACAGCGGCGGCGCGGCCTGA